From Campylobacter showae CSUNSWCD, one genomic window encodes:
- a CDS encoding ankyrin repeat domain-containing protein — MRFILPILLSFSFVFAGFGCDDALADKQRFFSQNLTFSGEFEPNCNDSILGLKEVQILLSAAQKIRAESLACVGNLATKNLNEFKFKILKASYAPEIYAKELESPGEYEKLVSQNRARLRYWGHQSLSNFTVFKDFNKDYNAALESLVNYYKSNFKIDEGSAIYYASKVANEFLKFAAATLQNGDMDEFARKVSDPTFTKYGINEAIYSGSVSQASLQNAFNAALLYEKSEDIIKEFLRAGVNLNYGFESSLFFALKNLNNVKLLVASGADVNYANLLGVTPLFNAVQLNDINLVKFLLGNGALVNKRLIDMSTKLAYSANLSVQLPSFVKLCDFDGASKSVLMSAAGAADVEILQLLIDNGADVKAVDDNGLNALDYAIIGKKEINAQYLRAMGLESNLITE, encoded by the coding sequence ATGAGATTTATTTTGCCGATACTTTTATCGTTTTCTTTTGTTTTTGCTGGCTTTGGCTGTGATGACGCTTTGGCTGATAAGCAGCGATTTTTCTCGCAAAATTTAACCTTTTCGGGAGAATTTGAGCCAAACTGCAACGACTCTATCTTGGGGCTAAAAGAGGTTCAAATTTTACTCTCGGCCGCTCAAAAGATCCGCGCCGAAAGCCTTGCTTGCGTCGGAAATTTGGCGACTAAGAATTTAAACGAGTTTAAATTTAAGATCTTAAAAGCTTCCTATGCACCTGAAATTTACGCAAAAGAGCTAGAAAGTCCGGGCGAATACGAAAAACTCGTATCGCAAAACAGAGCCAGACTTCGTTACTGGGGACATCAAAGCCTAAGTAATTTCACGGTTTTTAAGGACTTTAACAAAGACTATAACGCCGCTCTTGAGTCGCTCGTAAACTACTACAAATCAAATTTCAAAATAGATGAAGGCAGCGCGATTTATTACGCTTCAAAGGTTGCAAACGAGTTTTTAAAATTTGCCGCCGCGACTCTGCAAAACGGCGATATGGACGAGTTTGCTAGAAAAGTTAGCGACCCGACCTTTACAAAATACGGCATAAATGAGGCGATATATTCTGGCTCCGTGTCACAAGCCTCGCTTCAAAACGCATTTAACGCCGCGCTTCTTTACGAAAAAAGCGAGGACATCATAAAGGAATTCTTGCGCGCGGGTGTAAATTTAAACTACGGATTTGAGAGTTCGCTGTTTTTCGCGCTTAAAAATTTAAACAACGTAAAGCTCCTGGTTGCTAGCGGCGCGGACGTAAACTATGCAAATCTGCTCGGCGTCACTCCGCTTTTTAATGCCGTGCAGCTAAACGATATAAATTTAGTCAAATTTTTACTAGGAAACGGAGCTCTAGTAAACAAAAGGCTGATAGACATGAGCACCAAGCTTGCATATAGCGCAAATTTGAGCGTTCAGTTGCCAAGTTTCGTAAAGCTCTGCGACTTTGACGGGGCATCAAAAAGCGTGCTGATGAGCGCGGCAGGGGCGGCGGACGTGGAAATATTGCAGCTTTTGATAGATAACGGCGCGGACGTGAAGGCAGTGGATGATAACGGACTAAACGCCCTAGACTACGCCATCATCGGCAAAAAAGAGATCAACGCGCAGTATCTAAGGGCGATGGGGCTTGAGTCAAATTTGATCACCGAATAA
- a CDS encoding SDR family NAD(P)-dependent oxidoreductase, with translation MKGTAFITGATSGFGEAIARMLSREGYKIVALARRKERLEALAKELGNTHIIVADIRDKKAVFDGVANLPQEFRDIEVLVNNAGLALGLEGVAQTSIEDFETMVDTNIKGFLYSTKAVLPLMIARKSGYIFNLGSTAGAWPYPGSHVYGASKAFVKQFSRNLRNDIRGTGIRVTEIAPGICKTEFSEVRFGGDKAKADAVYEGVEYITAEDIAQIVLNCLNMPHRVNINVVEAMSTQQTWAGLFIEKK, from the coding sequence ATGAAAGGAACGGCTTTTATCACGGGAGCTACGTCAGGTTTTGGCGAGGCGATAGCTAGGATGCTCAGCCGCGAAGGCTACAAGATCGTAGCGCTGGCTCGCCGTAAAGAAAGGCTTGAAGCCTTGGCAAAAGAGCTTGGAAACACTCACATCATCGTCGCCGATATCCGCGATAAAAAGGCGGTTTTTGACGGCGTGGCAAATTTGCCGCAGGAGTTTCGCGATATCGAAGTGCTCGTAAATAACGCAGGCCTGGCGCTGGGGCTTGAAGGCGTGGCGCAGACTAGCATCGAGGACTTTGAGACGATGGTCGATACCAACATCAAGGGCTTTTTATATTCGACCAAGGCCGTTTTACCGCTTATGATCGCGCGAAAGAGCGGCTATATCTTTAATCTAGGCTCAACCGCGGGCGCATGGCCGTATCCGGGCAGTCACGTTTATGGTGCTAGCAAGGCATTTGTAAAGCAGTTTAGTAGAAATCTGCGCAACGACATCCGTGGCACTGGCATCCGCGTGACAGAGATAGCTCCTGGTATCTGCAAGACTGAGTTTAGCGAGGTTCGCTTCGGCGGTGATAAGGCTAAGGCCGACGCGGTTTACGAGGGCGTGGAGTACATCACTGCCGAGGATATCGCGCAAATCGTGCTAAACTGCCTAAATATGCCTCACCGCGTAAATATCAACGTCGTCGAGGCGATGTCGACGCAGCAGACTTGGGCTGGGCTTTTTATAGAGAAAAAGTAG
- a CDS encoding Na+/H+ antiporter NhaC family protein, which yields MKKILFLSLLPILALAVDPEVAKKNAEIFGFWTLIPPVVAIVLAFITKDVVLSLFIGVFSGTFLINVIDSSIPMTFVKGFTDIVKRVVGSLADSWNAGIVLQVLCIGGVVALITKMGGTKAVAIWLSKKAKTGVSAQISTWVMGLFVFFDDYANSLIVGPIMRPITDKFKVSREKLAFIIDATAAPIAGLAVISTWVGLEISLIKQGYELIGITNINAFSIFVETMPYRFYNLFMLFFIVCTAFMGREFAGMLKAERRARAGELHPRRDGAMIEDVEDKTLEPKENIKLQSSNAVVPLLVLILGAFVSFYFSGLGALEGEALESAKAHPLTFYTFQATFGAADASVALFQSALLATVVAIFMAVYRKILTVREAIETWGKGWKTMITTIIILLLAWSLSSVIKELGTSRYLVDLLSQSTPKIVLPAAIFMLGSFISFSTGTSYGTMGILMPLAIPLASAVGMHSGLEGDALHAYMIVNISAVLTGAIFGDHCSPISDTTILSSMGAGCNHIDHVQTQMPYALAVCAISIFAGYFPIALGLSIWIVLPLGLLVTALVVRFVGQRV from the coding sequence ATGAAAAAGATTTTATTTTTGTCGCTTTTGCCTATCTTGGCGCTAGCCGTAGATCCCGAAGTAGCGAAAAAAAATGCCGAAATTTTCGGTTTTTGGACGCTCATCCCGCCTGTGGTGGCGATAGTTTTGGCGTTTATCACCAAAGACGTCGTTTTGTCGCTGTTTATCGGCGTTTTTAGCGGAACGTTTCTCATAAACGTCATCGATTCAAGCATCCCGATGACTTTTGTAAAGGGCTTTACCGACATCGTAAAAAGGGTTGTGGGCTCGCTGGCTGATAGCTGGAATGCGGGCATCGTGCTTCAGGTGCTTTGTATCGGCGGCGTGGTCGCGCTCATCACCAAAATGGGCGGAACCAAGGCTGTGGCGATATGGCTGAGCAAAAAGGCTAAAACAGGCGTTTCAGCTCAAATTTCAACTTGGGTGATGGGACTTTTCGTCTTTTTCGACGACTACGCGAACTCCCTCATCGTGGGTCCTATCATGCGCCCGATAACGGACAAATTTAAAGTCTCTCGCGAAAAGCTAGCCTTTATCATCGACGCAACTGCTGCTCCGATCGCAGGTCTAGCCGTCATCTCGACTTGGGTCGGACTTGAGATATCACTGATTAAGCAAGGCTACGAGCTCATCGGCATAACGAACATAAACGCTTTTAGTATCTTTGTAGAGACGATGCCTTATAGATTTTACAACCTTTTCATGCTGTTTTTCATCGTCTGCACCGCGTTTATGGGGCGCGAATTTGCAGGTATGCTAAAAGCCGAGCGCAGAGCTAGAGCCGGCGAACTGCACCCTAGACGGGACGGAGCTATGATCGAGGACGTCGAGGACAAGACGCTAGAGCCTAAAGAAAATATCAAACTACAAAGCTCAAACGCCGTCGTTCCGCTTTTGGTGCTTATTTTGGGCGCGTTTGTTAGCTTTTACTTTAGCGGTCTGGGCGCGCTTGAGGGCGAGGCTCTTGAGAGCGCGAAGGCTCATCCGCTTACGTTCTACACTTTCCAAGCTACGTTCGGCGCTGCCGATGCGTCCGTGGCACTATTTCAGTCGGCTTTGCTAGCTACGGTGGTGGCGATATTTATGGCTGTTTATAGAAAAATTTTAACCGTGCGCGAGGCGATAGAAACATGGGGTAAGGGCTGGAAAACCATGATAACTACGATTATTATCCTGCTTCTTGCGTGGTCGTTAAGCTCGGTTATCAAGGAGCTTGGCACATCTCGCTATCTAGTCGATCTGCTTTCGCAGTCTACGCCAAAGATCGTCCTTCCGGCGGCGATTTTTATGCTGGGTTCGTTTATCAGCTTTTCTACCGGCACCAGCTACGGTACGATGGGCATTTTGATGCCGCTCGCGATACCTTTAGCTAGCGCGGTGGGCATGCACAGCGGACTAGAGGGCGACGCCTTGCACGCGTATATGATAGTAAATATCTCAGCCGTTTTAACTGGCGCGATATTTGGCGACCACTGCTCTCCGATCTCGGATACTACGATACTTTCGTCTATGGGTGCCGGGTGTAACCACATCGATCACGTCCAGACGCAGATGCCTTATGCGCTTGCGGTTTGCGCGATCAGTATTTTTGCGGGATACTTCCCGATCGCGCTTGGCCTAAGTATCTGGATAGTGCTTCCTTTGGGGCTTTTAGTGACGGCTTTGGTCGTTAGATTCGTAGGGCAAAGGGTTTAA
- the trpC gene encoding indole-3-glycerol phosphate synthase TrpC: MILDQIIKQTKEDLALRKSQMPFEKLQELAAKNPREIKDAVKALKSSADEPYRIIAEVKKASPSKGLIRPNFAPVEIAKEYEKGGANAISVLTEPHFFKGNLEYLAAIRCESSLPLLRKDFIVDEYQILEALVYGADFILLIAKALGADELKRLLDYARSLGLEALVETHDEEDVEKSNFACAKIVGVNHRNLSTFEMDMSLCEKLFSKIKNASVIVAESGIYEHSQLKELHAQGADAFLIGEHFMRQEDLAKAVKTVKEG; this comes from the coding sequence GAAAAACTACAAGAGCTTGCGGCGAAAAATCCGCGCGAGATAAAAGACGCGGTAAAAGCACTAAAAAGCAGCGCAGACGAGCCGTATCGCATCATCGCCGAGGTTAAAAAAGCAAGCCCTAGCAAGGGGCTAATAAGGCCAAATTTTGCGCCCGTAGAGATAGCTAAAGAGTATGAAAAAGGCGGAGCAAACGCTATCTCGGTTCTAACCGAGCCGCATTTTTTTAAAGGAAATTTGGAGTACCTGGCGGCCATAAGATGCGAAAGCTCGCTGCCGCTGCTTCGCAAGGATTTTATCGTAGACGAGTATCAAATTTTAGAAGCGCTCGTTTACGGAGCCGATTTTATCCTACTTATCGCAAAGGCTCTTGGCGCTGATGAGCTAAAGCGGCTACTTGATTACGCGCGTTCTTTGGGGCTTGAGGCCCTAGTAGAGACGCACGACGAAGAGGATGTGGAAAAGTCAAATTTTGCATGCGCAAAGATAGTCGGCGTAAATCACCGAAATTTAAGCACGTTTGAGATGGATATGAGTCTTTGCGAGAAGCTGTTTTCTAAAATCAAAAACGCAAGCGTCATCGTCGCTGAAAGCGGCATCTATGAGCACTCGCAGCTAAAAGAGCTTCACGCGCAAGGAGCCGACGCGTTTTTGATAGGCGAGCATTTTATGAGGCAAGAGGACTTGGCAAAAGCCGTTAAAACCGTAAAGGAGGGCTGA
- the trmA gene encoding tRNA (uridine(54)-C5)-methyltransferase TrmA, producing MPDKFCKFLGECGSCTLDMPYEEQVKFKTDFIRCEFEPFYSGEFEFFASQSAAYRTRAEFGVWRDGEELRYTMHGTKTKRIFIDECPKVASPIVNLMSRLLEELTKNQILKERLFGAEFISCASGILATLLYHKRLGETEQGEIESLARELAGHRVTIVARAKGQKLLSGELNLEDCLNIGGKIYKFTFGDGAFIQPNTAVNEKMIAWAKGCVEHGADLLELYCGHGNFTVPMAEKFKRILATEISKSSIANALKNCELNSVDNIKFLRMSAEELMSAFRREREFNRLRELDIFSYDFSHVLVDPPRAGLDESVINFIKNYENIVYISCSPQSLKRDLAQLSLTHEAVKFAVFDQFANTAHIECGVLLKSKNA from the coding sequence TTGCCCGATAAGTTTTGCAAATTTTTAGGAGAGTGTGGTAGTTGCACTCTTGATATGCCTTACGAGGAGCAGGTTAAATTTAAAACTGATTTTATAAGGTGCGAATTTGAGCCGTTTTATAGCGGCGAATTTGAGTTTTTCGCCTCGCAGAGTGCCGCTTACCGCACTAGGGCGGAGTTTGGGGTCTGGCGCGACGGCGAGGAGCTTAGATACACGATGCACGGCACTAAAACTAAGCGTATTTTTATAGACGAATGCCCAAAAGTAGCCTCTCCTATCGTAAATTTGATGTCGCGTTTGCTTGAAGAGCTTACTAAAAATCAAATTTTAAAAGAGAGGCTGTTTGGCGCCGAGTTTATCTCGTGCGCGAGCGGGATACTAGCGACGCTGCTCTATCATAAGCGTCTAGGCGAAACCGAGCAGGGCGAGATAGAAAGCTTAGCGCGTGAGCTTGCCGGTCACCGCGTAACGATAGTGGCGAGAGCAAAGGGGCAAAAGCTACTAAGCGGCGAGTTAAATTTAGAGGACTGCCTAAATATCGGCGGTAAAATTTATAAATTTACATTCGGCGACGGAGCTTTTATCCAGCCAAACACCGCCGTAAACGAAAAGATGATCGCGTGGGCGAAAGGCTGTGTAGAGCACGGCGCGGATCTGCTTGAGCTTTACTGCGGACACGGAAACTTTACTGTTCCGATGGCGGAAAAATTTAAACGCATTTTGGCAACCGAGATATCCAAAAGCTCAATTGCAAATGCGCTCAAAAACTGCGAACTAAACAGCGTAGATAACATCAAATTTTTACGAATGAGCGCCGAGGAGCTGATGAGCGCGTTTAGGCGCGAGCGCGAGTTTAACCGTTTAAGAGAGCTTGATATCTTTAGCTATGACTTCTCGCACGTTTTGGTAGATCCGCCACGCGCTGGACTTGATGAGAGCGTGATAAATTTCATCAAAAACTACGAAAACATCGTCTATATCTCCTGTTCGCCGCAGAGCCTCAAGCGCGATCTAGCGCAGCTTTCCTTAACGCACGAGGCGGTCAAATTTGCCGTGTTTGATCAGTTTGCAAACACCGCTCACATCGAGTGTGGCGTGCTTTTAAAGAGTAAAAATGCCTAG
- a CDS encoding HIT family protein, translating into MEHICAPWRSEYFGKKEQGCVFCNVVNHPEKDAQTGVLFRAKRCFGIMNLYPYTPGHFMVIPYVHTDNIESLDEQTWSEMSAYVREGVKILKRELNAAGVNIGMNLGKAGGAGIAEHVHYHLVPRWSGDTNFITSIAEVRVNGVPFTPLYEKLKAAFADVCFNER; encoded by the coding sequence ATGGAGCACATTTGCGCGCCGTGGAGGAGCGAATATTTCGGTAAAAAGGAGCAGGGCTGCGTCTTTTGCAACGTCGTAAATCACCCCGAAAAAGACGCGCAGACGGGCGTTTTATTTCGTGCAAAGCGGTGTTTTGGGATCATGAATCTTTATCCGTATACGCCGGGGCACTTTATGGTGATACCGTATGTGCACACCGATAATATCGAAAGCCTAGACGAGCAGACGTGGTCGGAGATGAGCGCCTACGTGCGCGAGGGCGTGAAAATTTTAAAACGCGAACTAAATGCGGCGGGCGTAAATATCGGGATGAATCTGGGCAAAGCAGGGGGTGCGGGCATCGCAGAGCACGTGCACTATCATCTAGTGCCACGCTGGAGCGGCGATACGAATTTCATCACCTCCATCGCCGAGGTACGCGTAAACGGCGTTCCATTTACTCCGCTTTACGAGAAGCTAAAAGCCGCATTTGCGGACGTTTGCTTTAATGAGCGGTAA